The genomic window GGGCTACCACGAATTGACCCACCACGGCAACGATCCCAAGAACTTGGAAGAACTTGCCAAGGTCGACACGATCTACATGCAGCATTGGCGGTATTTCCTCGATCGACTCGCCTCGATCCGTGACGGCGACGGCACCCTGCTGGACCACACCATGCTGGGCTTTTCCAGCGGCATGGGGATCGGACATAGCAAAGACCAATTGCCGACCGTCCTGTCGGGCGGCAGTGGATTGGGCATACGCCATCAAACGCATCTCAAACTGGACGACAACACGCCGCTGTCCAGCTTGTGGCAAACGATGCTGGAAAAGATGGGTGTGACTGTCGAAGGGCCGTTCCAAGACAGTCGAGGAACGATCGGAGAACTGGTGGGTTAATGAATATTCCCAAGCTTGCCCTGCTCTGCGTCGCCGCACTGCTTGCACCGCTGGCGGTTTCGCTCGCAGTTTCGCGTGCCAGCGCCGACGACGCTGCCCAACCGAGCCAAGCCAATTCGCTGGGGATGCAGTTCGTCCAAATCCCCGCGGGCGAATACATGCGCGGTTTCGACAACCGTGATGGACGTGACCACCGCTTCCATTTGGCCCATCGCTACAGCACGAGCCAGAGTTTCAGGACGGAATCGCCGCCGCATCGTGTTGCGATCAGCCGGTCGTTTGAAATCGGCGTCAGCGAAGTCACGGTGGGCCAGTTTCGCGAGTTCGTGGAGGCGACCGGCTACGAAACCGATGCGGAACGAGGCGGCGGGGCACTGGGCTGTTTTCCGGACGAGAAAGATTATGTCGACCGCTTTCACAAGTCGGAGGAGATCACCTGGAAGTCGCCCGGTTTTCCGCAAAGCGATCGACACCCGGTCGTCGCCGTCAGCTGGCACGACGCCCAGGCGTTCTGCCAGTGGCTATCGGACAAAGAGTCCGCCAAGTACCGCCTGCCCACGGAAGCCGAGTGGGAATATGCCTGTCGCGGCGGGACGTCGACATGGTATTCGTGGGGCGAAGATCCCGACGAGGCGTACCAACACGGCAACGTTGCCGACGCCGCATTGGAAGCCGCTCAGCCCGGGACGACGCGTTACCAGCGTGCCGTCAAACTAGAAACAGGGCAAGGCGATGGAGTAGCGTTTACGGCCGCTGTCGGTCGTTACCGAGCCAACGCATGGGGACTGCACGATATGCACGGCAATGTCTGGGAGTGGTGCAGCGACCGCTGGTCGGCTGGCTTGTACGAACGTTATTTTGATGACGTTCCACGACAGAAACGTGACGAGGTACTGGTTCGCGATCCCCACTTCACCGAACAGACCGACCAGCACGAATACGGCGATTGGCGTGTAATTCGTGGCGGAGCGTGGACATGTGCACCAGCCGCCGTCCGCTGTTCGATCCGCACCTACGCCGAAGCCGCCGACGCCACCGTCTACACCGGCTTCCGCATCGTCCGAGACACTCCACGACCGTAGCCGTAGCTCTCCGAGTCGGGCAGCTCGCATCGATAAATAATCCGACTCGGAGAGTCAGGCTACTTGGCTAACCTTGGTGCCGAATAACCTTGCTGGCGAATCTGCTTCAGCCGTGCCTGCATCGCCGCAACTCGGTCGGGGTGTTTTGCCGCCAGGTTGTTTCGCTGGCCGATGTCGTCCGCCAAGTTATACAGCTCCACAGGTTGCTGGTCGTCGGCCGGTACATTGTGTTTGCTTTCCCAAGCCTTGTTACGCCCGCTGCCGTATCCATTCTTGGCGTTAATCAACAGCCAGTCGCCTTCGCGAATCGCGTATTGATTTTGGTAGGTGTTGTGGATGTGGGTCGTCCGAACCGTTTCCCCTGTACCACGGAGCAACGGCATCAGGTTATGCGAATCCTCTGCGGCATCTGGCGGCAACGAAAATTCTAAATGGTTGGCCAAGGTGGCAAAAATATCGATCTGCGAAACCAACGCATTACTTACGGTTTCAGGTCTGGTGAGGCCAGGCCATCGAATCATCATCGGAACATGGTGACCGCCTTCGTAGATATCGCGTTTCAAACCTCGCAGCGGTGCGGACGACCAATGATCAAACTTTTGGTCGCGGGCATAAGCATACCGTTCCGGTCCATTATCGGCACTAAAAATCACCACCGTGTTGTCGGCTTGCCCGCTGTCCTCCAGGGCCTGCAATAGTTGGCCGCAAGCATCGTCGGTCTCAACCACAAAGTCACCGTACGGGCCCGCATTGGATTTGCCGTCGAAGCGGTCGTTGGGAATGATCGGTGCGTGCGGTGAGGGGAAAGCGAAATACAGAAAGAATGGCTGGTCGCTTTCCTGCTGGCTTTTAATGAACTCAACGCCGCGCCGCGTCGTCGTGGGGATGTTTTGGTAGGGGTCCCAGTCCGACGCCATCGGTCCCGGTCGGCACTCCCAGTTGCCCTCCTTAATCGGTTTCCACTTGCTGGTGTCCATCATCACATCAGGAGCTTTCTGCACCCGGTCGTTTTCGATCCAGCAGTAGGGCGGAAAATTGATCACCGTGTCGCCAAAATACGAATCGAATCCGTGGGCCAGTGGGCCGTCGGGAATCGGCTGGCTCCAGTCAAAGGCTGTGGGCGGAAAGCCCGCACGACGCCCGTCACCGATCGGTTTCGAGCCGGGCTTCTTGATCGCGTCCCAATCCCAGCCCAGGTGCCACTTGCCGATCGCCGCCGTCTTGTATCCGTTGGCTTGCATCATCTCCGGCAGCGTTAGCCGCTCGGGCTTGAACACCGAACCACCAAAGGCGTTCACAATGCCATGGAAATCCCGCCAATGATGGCGACCGGTCAACAACGCATATCGGCTGGGCGTGCAGATCCCCGACGACGAATGACCGTCGGTAAACCGCACACCCGATCGCGCCAGGCGATCCAAATTCGGCGTGGGGATTTTGGAATCCGGGTTGTAGATTTTTAAGTCACCGAACCCCAGATCATCCGCATACAAAATCAATACGTTTGGCTTGGCAACATCCGCGGCATGCACCGGGCGCGGCAGCAACAAGCCGGTGAACAGGAAGCAGGCGGAGAAGAAAAAGGCAGCACGCATCGCTGGGGAAGCTCCAGATAAGGTTGAGTTGGGTGAGGAAACCGTCCATTACTTTGCAAAGGCCGCCGTGGGTTTGCCATCGGCCGTCAAGTTCCCGGTCGTCCACAGCAGTCCGCGAGTTATCAGGTCCAGGTAGCGGTCATCGCCCACGGTATCGTTATTATGCCCCAGTGTGGTGCAGAAGATCTTGGTTTTGTTGGGACCGTATTCGTTGGTCCACGCCACCACGGCGTTGGCTTGGCGAGGTTTGGCGTTGGGATTCTTTTTCAGCTCATTCTTGCGTGGCTGCACCAGTTGTTGCCCGGTAGCCAAGGGAGTGCTGCTGCCAAAGACGCGAATGTTGTTGTACAGCTCTTCGTTGATGGTGGTCCAATCTTCCAGCCCTTTGGTGATGGGGTGGTCGGCGACGGAATACTGGACATCAATCGGCGACTGGGGGCCATGTCCGGTGGATTGCACGCCGAGCATTTCGTACCAGCCCGCGTTGGCCGCGCCCAACTCGACCGGCTGACGAAAATTGCCCCATCGGTAACTGTGCATGGCGCAGTGGATATTGACCGCCGGAACGCCCTTGCGATGAGCCGCCAAGATCCGCTTGACGTATTTTTCTTCCATCACCGACGCGGAACACTCATCGTGCAAAACCACGTCGTAGCCATCGGCCCAATCATCCGATTCATAGATATCGAAGCGAGCATTCGTCTTATTGCTGGGACTCAGCACCACCGTCACCACAGCGTTCATTCTCGCTTCGATGCCCGCCTTGAGCAGTTTCGTCTGGGTGGCGTAGTCGTGACAGCAACCGCCGGCGATCAGCACGACTTGGAGGGGTTTCGCCGCCGCCGCATCCTGCTGGGCATGAACCGGGGGGGAGAAAAGGCAAAGGGCCAGCAAAGCGCAGCACGCGGAGAAAATAGTTTTCACAGGGTATTCCGGAACGGGGAGCGAGTCGAGACAGCAGCACGGGAGGGAGCACAGCTATTCTATTCGCTCCCGTCGCCAAGTGCTGCATGAATGTAACCACAGATGAACACCGATCCACACAGATCAAAAAGCCAAGCTCTCCCTCTGCAACCTCTGAGTTCATCTTCGTGCATCTGTGGTTGAAACTCCCCCGCCCTGGTACCAGTCCCCGAACAGCCAACCAAGAAAGAAAGCCCGACCCCCGGGAAGAAAATCAACCGCAGATGAACACCGATCCACACAGATCAGAAAGCCAAGCTCCCTCCCTTCAACATCTGAGTTCATCTGCGTGCATCTGTGGTTAAAACTCCCCGGCCCTGGCACCAGTCCCCGAACAGCCAACTAAGAAAGCCCAGCCCCCGGCAAGAGAATCAACCACAGATGAACACCGATCCACACAGATCAAAAAGCCAAGCTCCCCCTCTGCAATATCTGAGTTCATCTGCGTGCATCTGTGGCTAAAACTCCCCGGCCCTGGTACCAGTCCCCGAACAGCCAACCAAGAAAGCCCAGCCCCCGGGAAGAAAATCAACCACAGATGAACACCGATCCACACAGATCAGAAAGCCAAGCTCCTTCCCTCCAATATCTGAGTTCATCTGCGTGCATCTGTGGTTAAGACTCCCCCGCCCTGGTACCAGTCCCCGAACAGCCAACCAAGAAAGAAAGCCCGACCCCCGGGAAGAGAGTCAACCGCAGATGAACACCGATCCACACAGATCAGAAAGCCAAGCTCCCTCCCTTCAACATCTGAGTTCATCTGCGTGCATCTGTGGTTACCCCCCACCTGGTCACCAACGCTGCTACAATTTTGCTTGGTTTCGTTCATGCGTAACGGAGCAAACAAGGGGCACAAATGTCTGACTCGCAATTCATTCTCAAAGAAGAGACGCATCGCATCATCGGCTCTGCCATGGAAGTCCTTAACGAGCTTGGGCACGGCTTCCATGAGAAAATCTACGAAAACGCACTCGTCGTTGAGTTTGGTTTCGGTTGTCGACACCAAGACGATCGAGCAGATCACGGACCACGAGATCGGAAAAATGCTAAATTACCTAAGAATAACGGGTTTTCGGGTCGGCCTGCTGTTGAACTTCAAACACGCAAAACTTGAGTTCAAACGGATCGTTCGCTGATCATGCGGACTCCACGCTAGAATGCCCATTATGGCCTAGACACTCTCCCCTCCGTCCTCAATGGACCCTAACCATGAAACGAACACTATCCATCCTCGTTGCGGCGTTTGTCGCTTTCGCCGCCTTACATACCCAAGCGGCGGACGAGCCCAAAACGCTGACTATCGGCGATGCCGCTCCGCCGCTCGATATCGAGACCTGGATTCAGGACAACGACGGCCAACTGATGCCGGTGCAGAATTTCGAACAGGACAAGGTCTACATCATCGAATTCTGGGCGACTTGGTGCGGTCCCTGCATTAGCAGCATGCCGCATCTGGCCGAAACGCAAACCAAATACGGCTACGATACCGTCCGTTTGATCAGCGTCAGTGACGAAGATGTCGCCACGATCGAAAAATTCCTGGAACGCGAAGTCCAAGGGGAAGACGACAAGACCTACGACGATCTGACCAGCGTTTACTCATTGACAACCGACCCCGACCGCAGCGTCTCAAAGGACTACA from Roseimaritima ulvae includes these protein-coding regions:
- a CDS encoding GxxExxY protein — translated: MLNYLRITGFRVGLLLNFKHAKLEFKRIVR
- a CDS encoding formylglycine-generating enzyme family protein; the protein is MNIPKLALLCVAALLAPLAVSLAVSRASADDAAQPSQANSLGMQFVQIPAGEYMRGFDNRDGRDHRFHLAHRYSTSQSFRTESPPHRVAISRSFEIGVSEVTVGQFREFVEATGYETDAERGGGALGCFPDEKDYVDRFHKSEEITWKSPGFPQSDRHPVVAVSWHDAQAFCQWLSDKESAKYRLPTEAEWEYACRGGTSTWYSWGEDPDEAYQHGNVADAALEAAQPGTTRYQRAVKLETGQGDGVAFTAAVGRYRANAWGLHDMHGNVWEWCSDRWSAGLYERYFDDVPRQKRDEVLVRDPHFTEQTDQHEYGDWRVIRGGAWTCAPAAVRCSIRTYAEAADATVYTGFRIVRDTPRP
- a CDS encoding ThuA domain-containing protein, translated to MKTIFSACCALLALCLFSPPVHAQQDAAAAKPLQVVLIAGGCCHDYATQTKLLKAGIEARMNAVVTVVLSPSNKTNARFDIYESDDWADGYDVVLHDECSASVMEEKYVKRILAAHRKGVPAVNIHCAMHSYRWGNFRQPVELGAANAGWYEMLGVQSTGHGPQSPIDVQYSVADHPITKGLEDWTTINEELYNNIRVFGSSTPLATGQQLVQPRKNELKKNPNAKPRQANAVVAWTNEYGPNKTKIFCTTLGHNNDTVGDDRYLDLITRGLLWTTGNLTADGKPTAAFAK
- a CDS encoding sulfatase family protein — encoded protein: MRAAFFFSACFLFTGLLLPRPVHAADVAKPNVLILYADDLGFGDLKIYNPDSKIPTPNLDRLARSGVRFTDGHSSSGICTPSRYALLTGRHHWRDFHGIVNAFGGSVFKPERLTLPEMMQANGYKTAAIGKWHLGWDWDAIKKPGSKPIGDGRRAGFPPTAFDWSQPIPDGPLAHGFDSYFGDTVINFPPYCWIENDRVQKAPDVMMDTSKWKPIKEGNWECRPGPMASDWDPYQNIPTTTRRGVEFIKSQQESDQPFFLYFAFPSPHAPIIPNDRFDGKSNAGPYGDFVVETDDACGQLLQALEDSGQADNTVVIFSADNGPERYAYARDQKFDHWSSAPLRGLKRDIYEGGHHVPMMIRWPGLTRPETVSNALVSQIDIFATLANHLEFSLPPDAAEDSHNLMPLLRGTGETVRTTHIHNTYQNQYAIREGDWLLINAKNGYGSGRNKAWESKHNVPADDQQPVELYNLADDIGQRNNLAAKHPDRVAAMQARLKQIRQQGYSAPRLAK